A window from Caldivirga sp. encodes these proteins:
- a CDS encoding class I SAM-dependent methyltransferase, which translates to MKRGMHGGAVVSTIVDFIKGNIEASSVVADIGCGTGRFTSIIAPIASLVYCVDSSEDAINEARRSIKLSNVVFLNENADSLSIPDHSVDVVLLAFSFHDMANKESVVGEIKRVIKPSGKVIIVDWVKEKTPIGPPLEIRLSEEDYVNAFKEFKPLQVSRISQYHYGIILKAPEL; encoded by the coding sequence ATGAAACGTGGCATGCATGGTGGTGCAGTGGTGTCAACAATAGTGGACTTCATTAAGGGAAATATTGAAGCAAGTAGCGTTGTTGCTGATATTGGATGTGGAACAGGCAGATTCACCAGTATAATAGCTCCTATTGCATCATTAGTTTACTGTGTGGATAGTAGTGAGGATGCTATCAATGAGGCTAGAAGAAGCATTAAGTTAAGTAATGTAGTTTTCCTAAATGAGAACGCTGATTCATTGTCAATACCTGATCATTCTGTTGATGTAGTTCTCCTGGCCTTCTCATTCCACGATATGGCTAATAAGGAATCTGTAGTTGGTGAGATTAAGAGGGTGATTAAACCTAGTGGTAAAGTGATTATTGTTGATTGGGTTAAGGAGAAGACACCTATAGGTCCACCCCTGGAAATTAGACTAAGTGAGGAGGATTACGTTAACGCCTTTAAGGAGTTTAAGCCCCTTCAAGTTAGTAGAATAAGCCAGTACCACTATGGTATAATTCTTAAGGCGCCTGAGCTCTAG
- a CDS encoding TIM-barrel domain-containing protein, with translation MDSCQTIGFSAIENDTALKGSRVILTAKASISGSTYDLTIRQLPLSVMTLSVELNESSGFVEPKSVRTDVGEFSLVIDTSPLSLTVLRAGKVIFTNKVAVGGGYFRRVNNELHVPFSIGPGEGIYGAGEWFGRLNKVGQRLEVYVVDPGGLPNDKTYVAYPFFWSTEGYGLLIDTYCHVTLDFGSRYLGVGELIIPSNVNMYLILSNEPSKIIKAFWELTGHPEIPPLWSFGVWYSLWRDTGYMYSEYRTQDDVVKFAEEVRRRGLPGDVIHIDPIYTFRPIRRSLVRFLGELGLSESELKELEEYHRINGRWSFRPLVDYIKSKWPDKYIKLTSEYPWTGQGCTFEWHDGFPDPASMLKRLHELGFRVSIWVNPYTPVGSRVFNEFNNRGLLVKVKGKPMIEMPAWRGGELFTYRYLVDDFGAVDFTSRDACSAYAEEIRRLLKLGVDTIKTDYGEGAPEEGEYSIGVNPCVHNLYPVLYNKAVYEVIKGEKGEAIVWGRSGGLGIHKYPIRWTGDPDSTPRGMAASLRGVLSMATSGIMYSSVDIGGYSGKPTVELYVRWAQMGLLLSHSRFHGVSEREPWRYGDEAYNVVKGFIKLRYSLIPYIYSQVIEGLRTGKPLVRPLVMDYPSDNAARDIEDEYMLGEYMLIAPVFSGDTRSVYLPEGNWYDYWSMSIIKGPTTINVNSPLSKLPIYVKDGALITYSMANSINLTSDALHNLLVEVYGNAGEFNIDLGKYGRLMGVPITYDKVYSVGEFKVTFTKASPHSL, from the coding sequence ATGGATTCCTGCCAAACCATTGGTTTCTCCGCCATTGAGAATGATACGGCACTTAAGGGTTCAAGAGTTATTTTAACAGCGAAAGCTTCAATAAGTGGGTCTACGTATGACTTAACCATAAGGCAATTGCCGCTAAGCGTAATGACACTTAGCGTTGAGTTAAATGAATCCAGTGGGTTCGTTGAACCTAAAAGCGTTAGGACTGATGTTGGTGAATTCTCATTAGTCATTGATACTAGTCCATTATCCCTGACGGTGCTGAGGGCTGGTAAGGTAATATTCACTAATAAGGTTGCGGTAGGTGGAGGTTACTTCCGTAGGGTTAACAATGAATTGCATGTTCCATTCTCAATAGGGCCAGGTGAGGGAATATATGGTGCTGGTGAGTGGTTTGGTAGGCTTAATAAGGTTGGGCAGAGACTTGAGGTGTATGTTGTTGACCCAGGGGGTTTACCTAATGATAAAACCTACGTGGCTTACCCCTTCTTCTGGTCCACAGAGGGTTACGGCCTACTCATAGACACCTACTGTCACGTTACCCTGGACTTTGGTTCAAGGTACCTTGGGGTTGGGGAATTGATAATACCCAGTAATGTTAACATGTACTTAATCCTATCCAATGAACCAAGTAAGATCATTAAGGCATTCTGGGAGCTCACAGGGCACCCTGAGATACCGCCCTTATGGTCCTTCGGCGTCTGGTACAGCTTATGGAGGGATACTGGTTACATGTATTCTGAGTATAGGACACAAGATGATGTTGTTAAGTTTGCTGAGGAGGTTAGGAGACGCGGATTACCTGGTGATGTAATTCACATAGACCCAATATACACCTTTAGACCCATTAGGAGATCACTAGTGAGGTTCCTAGGGGAACTAGGCCTTAGTGAAAGTGAATTAAAGGAACTTGAGGAGTACCATAGGATTAACGGTAGGTGGAGTTTTAGGCCGCTGGTTGATTACATTAAGTCCAAGTGGCCTGATAAGTACATTAAACTAACTTCCGAGTACCCGTGGACTGGACAAGGATGCACCTTTGAATGGCATGATGGGTTCCCAGATCCCGCATCAATGCTTAAGAGACTTCATGAATTAGGCTTCAGAGTTAGCATATGGGTTAATCCATACACTCCAGTTGGTAGTAGGGTGTTTAATGAGTTTAACAATAGGGGGCTTTTAGTTAAGGTTAAGGGTAAACCAATGATTGAGATGCCTGCTTGGAGGGGTGGTGAATTATTCACGTACAGGTACTTGGTGGATGACTTTGGGGCAGTTGACTTCACAAGCAGGGATGCCTGCAGTGCTTATGCTGAGGAAATTAGGAGATTACTCAAGCTTGGTGTTGACACTATTAAAACTGACTATGGTGAGGGAGCCCCTGAGGAGGGTGAGTACTCCATAGGTGTTAACCCATGTGTACATAACCTATACCCAGTTCTCTATAATAAGGCGGTTTACGAAGTAATAAAGGGTGAGAAAGGTGAGGCAATTGTTTGGGGTAGGTCAGGGGGATTAGGGATTCATAAGTATCCAATAAGGTGGACTGGGGACCCGGATTCCACGCCGAGAGGTATGGCCGCATCACTCAGGGGTGTCTTATCAATGGCTACTTCGGGCATAATGTACTCAAGCGTTGACATTGGTGGTTACAGTGGTAAACCCACGGTTGAGCTTTACGTTAGGTGGGCTCAAATGGGCCTATTACTGTCGCACAGTAGATTCCATGGAGTAAGCGAAAGGGAGCCCTGGAGGTATGGTGATGAAGCCTATAATGTAGTTAAGGGTTTCATTAAGCTTAGGTACTCCTTAATACCATACATTTATTCACAGGTCATTGAGGGCTTAAGAACCGGCAAACCATTGGTTCGGCCTCTTGTCATGGATTACCCCAGTGATAACGCCGCTAGGGATATTGAGGATGAGTACATGCTTGGTGAGTACATGCTGATAGCACCAGTGTTCTCAGGGGACACTAGGTCAGTCTACCTACCTGAGGGGAACTGGTACGACTACTGGAGCATGAGCATTATTAAGGGTCCAACCACAATTAATGTTAATTCACCGCTAAGTAAATTACCGATATATGTTAAGGATGGGGCCTTAATAACCTACAGTATGGCTAATTCAATTAACCTAACCAGTGATGCTCTTCACAACCTCCTTGTTGAAGTTTACGGCAATGCCGGTGAATTCAACATAGATCTAGGCAAGTACGGCAGGTTAATGGGTGTACCGATTACCTACGATAAGGTTTACTCAGTGGGTGAATTTAAGGTAACCTTCACTAAGGCATCACCTCACTCACTATAG
- a CDS encoding ABC transporter permease, giving the protein MRITNRVSLFWAIMINEFKIISREPGGLLILIIMPYLVAGGMAAMASFFTRVNGVDFIRQFIGFEIIMVSVIMVQTGARFLNEERSGGRLEALMATPVSMYMVLFATSIVMVLVNVGAYVVASLPIVYGTFGLSGLVRLIPSMIIVIVGLMPLYGIGLALAGLVIRIRDVDALMNVVTSLITVLSGATYPLYVLPKWISAVVVAMPMYQLYQSTLSIIMGGGVSALIYGLAASTVAYLMLGVFTYGRIEKSVLKAGIR; this is encoded by the coding sequence GTGAGGATTACGAATCGAGTTAGTCTATTTTGGGCAATAATGATTAATGAGTTTAAGATTATTTCCAGGGAACCTGGGGGATTACTCATACTCATAATAATGCCTTACCTAGTGGCGGGTGGAATGGCGGCAATGGCATCCTTCTTCACCAGGGTTAATGGGGTGGATTTCATTAGGCAATTCATAGGCTTCGAGATAATAATGGTATCGGTAATAATGGTTCAGACAGGGGCTAGGTTCCTTAATGAAGAGAGGAGTGGGGGGAGGCTGGAGGCACTTATGGCTACTCCGGTAAGCATGTATATGGTGCTCTTCGCCACGTCAATAGTAATGGTGCTTGTTAATGTAGGAGCCTACGTGGTGGCTTCATTACCCATAGTGTATGGTACATTTGGGTTAAGTGGATTAGTTAGGTTAATACCATCTATGATCATTGTCATTGTAGGATTAATGCCGCTTTACGGTATTGGGCTTGCATTAGCAGGCTTAGTGATTAGAATTAGGGATGTTGATGCATTAATGAATGTTGTTACGTCATTAATAACAGTGCTTTCGGGGGCAACATACCCATTATATGTGCTGCCTAAGTGGATTAGTGCGGTTGTAGTGGCAATGCCAATGTACCAGCTTTATCAATCCACGCTAAGCATAATAATGGGCGGTGGCGTCTCAGCGTTAATATACGGTTTGGCAGCATCAACTGTAGCCTACCTAATGCTTGGGGTGTTCACCTATGGTAGGATTGAGAAGAGTGTGCTTAAGGCTGGTATTAGGTAA
- a CDS encoding glycosyltransferase family 2 protein, with amino-acid sequence MIANTTTQSQILLSNISRIIEFNASKIIENVELRFDQYVSAINVVLNNATYYTQSNSTVGVATKPVPKGYVPFILITYIVYAIFMVIVLAQLLVMIHSAYARLRIMSNAKSTTVKDMNWLPLVSIIIPVKGEGLDAIEDAVKRITGLDYPRDRLEVIVATDDDEATANAIKDLVERIGRFYGLRTIVNWRSKPIGYKGGAINDAAKLARGDVLLILDVDTSLPRNYLKVALSYLNEGYDAVGAPFLGTPKVPNGFSWPLMILFNVLSEIQIVGRAFSRLRRGFYMIIGNNLLIRRDFFNRINGLCHCKSDDIDIALRIWLMGGKIGIMNERVLTEIPSTYNAFRSQTIRWASNDIWALKKYYMKIIKSRNRSLIDKVDAYLWLLKYPLVYLGVISIITMIIMQVFNIIIPPLPILLLSILTDVAGAVLLILMIMVGRRMNYGYWDLFKSLIIGGLTMYALAFPLMVYLAKALLSDLPWLYTPKASKALLRQKFLIERLSIIALIAVGAVLLMMGHIIVSLYVFVNSMLILMGYRVGTINPSSLTRSSSTIAIH; translated from the coding sequence ATGATTGCTAATACTACTACACAAAGCCAAATACTGCTTAGTAATATAAGTAGAATTATTGAATTTAATGCCAGCAAAATAATTGAAAATGTTGAATTAAGGTTTGACCAGTACGTAAGCGCTATAAATGTTGTATTAAATAATGCCACATACTACACTCAATCAAATTCAACAGTAGGTGTGGCTACTAAACCTGTGCCTAAAGGCTATGTACCATTTATACTAATCACATATATAGTATACGCAATATTCATGGTTATTGTACTGGCTCAATTACTGGTAATGATACATTCAGCATACGCTAGATTAAGAATTATGAGTAATGCGAAGTCAACCACCGTTAAAGATATGAATTGGTTGCCCTTAGTTTCAATAATAATACCAGTTAAGGGAGAAGGACTTGATGCGATTGAGGATGCTGTTAAGAGAATTACAGGTCTTGATTATCCTAGAGATAGGCTTGAAGTAATAGTAGCCACTGATGATGATGAAGCCACCGCTAACGCGATCAAGGATTTAGTTGAAAGAATAGGTAGGTTTTATGGACTGCGGACAATAGTTAACTGGAGGAGTAAACCAATTGGTTATAAGGGTGGTGCCATTAATGATGCCGCCAAGTTAGCGAGAGGTGATGTCTTACTAATACTTGATGTGGACACATCCCTACCTAGGAATTACCTAAAGGTTGCTTTAAGCTACCTTAATGAGGGTTATGATGCAGTTGGAGCACCATTCCTGGGTACACCTAAGGTACCTAATGGTTTCAGTTGGCCCTTAATGATACTGTTTAACGTGCTTAGTGAGATTCAGATAGTTGGTAGGGCATTCTCTAGGCTTAGGAGGGGGTTTTACATGATTATAGGTAATAACCTTTTAATCAGGAGGGATTTCTTTAATAGGATTAATGGACTATGTCACTGTAAGTCTGACGACATTGACATAGCCTTAAGAATATGGTTAATGGGTGGTAAGATAGGGATAATGAATGAAAGAGTCCTAACTGAAATACCGAGTACATACAATGCCTTCAGATCCCAGACTATAAGATGGGCATCTAATGATATATGGGCTCTTAAGAAGTACTATATGAAGATTATTAAGTCAAGGAATAGGAGCCTTATTGATAAGGTGGACGCTTACCTATGGTTACTTAAGTACCCGCTAGTGTACTTGGGTGTTATTTCAATAATAACGATGATTATAATGCAAGTATTCAACATTATAATACCACCATTACCAATACTGTTACTCTCAATACTTACTGACGTAGCTGGAGCAGTATTATTGATCCTAATGATCATGGTTGGGAGAAGGATGAATTATGGTTACTGGGACTTATTTAAGTCGCTTATCATTGGCGGGTTAACAATGTATGCATTAGCGTTTCCACTAATGGTATATTTAGCTAAGGCACTATTAAGTGATCTACCGTGGTTATACACTCCAAAGGCATCAAAGGCATTGCTAAGGCAGAAATTCCTCATTGAACGCTTATCAATAATTGCCCTAATAGCAGTTGGAGCAGTATTACTAATGATGGGGCACATAATAGTATCATTATATGTATTCGTAAACTCAATGCTAATATTAATGGGATACAGGGTTGGTACAATTAATCCAAGTAGTCTAACCCGCTCATCCAGCACTATAGCGATTCATTAA
- a CDS encoding Sjogren's syndrome/scleroderma autoantigen 1 family protein: protein MAKEDSVAKKMAQLIRQGAVLTQYTCPVCGTPLLKLKSGNYYCANCDREVVVVKSEEEEREVNIKYGLINVRDVVFSKIMELSKELPKANDIDEVNHYAVTLTNLLNALSMINKLINEQGKQSK, encoded by the coding sequence ATGGCTAAGGAGGATTCAGTGGCCAAGAAGATGGCTCAATTGATTAGGCAGGGGGCAGTGTTAACTCAATATACTTGCCCAGTATGTGGAACACCATTACTTAAACTCAAGAGTGGCAATTACTATTGCGCAAACTGTGATAGGGAGGTTGTTGTTGTTAAGAGTGAGGAGGAGGAGAGGGAGGTTAACATTAAGTATGGATTAATTAACGTAAGGGATGTGGTCTTTTCTAAGATAATGGAGTTATCTAAGGAATTACCTAAGGCTAATGATATTGATGAAGTAAACCACTACGCAGTAACCCTAACTAACCTACTCAATGCCCTCAGCATGATTAATAAACTAATCAACGAGCAGGGTAAGCAGTCTAAGTAA
- a CDS encoding ABC transporter ATP-binding protein has protein sequence MSAVEAVDLRKSFISYERIGLIRRRKVRVNALNGVSINIKWGEVYGLLGPNGAGKTTTVKILSTLLIPDSGLARVSGFDIVKEARKVRGTIGLVLYPDKGFYSRLSGFENLVYFGRLYGLSRMKAEERARELLRLVNLDWASNRPYEEYSLGMRARLSIARALIHDPPVVFLDEPTIGLDPVSARSIRSLIKSLKKEGRAILLTSHNLWEVEEVCDRVGIISEGKVLVEGSPRDIKDKLGLRYVIEAEVNGDSGSSVIRVETTDPVAELRRIMLETEGNGLRIIRIRVNEPTLEEAYIKVVSK, from the coding sequence ATGAGTGCCGTTGAGGCTGTTGACCTTAGGAAGAGTTTCATAAGCTACGAGAGGATTGGGTTAATTAGGAGAAGGAAAGTTAGGGTTAATGCACTAAACGGTGTATCAATTAACATTAAGTGGGGTGAAGTATACGGCTTATTAGGCCCCAACGGCGCTGGCAAGACCACAACAGTTAAGATTCTTTCAACACTACTAATACCTGATTCAGGGCTAGCTAGGGTTAGTGGCTTCGATATTGTTAAGGAGGCTAGGAAGGTTAGGGGAACTATAGGGCTTGTGCTTTATCCAGATAAGGGGTTCTACTCCAGGCTAAGCGGCTTCGAGAACCTAGTGTACTTCGGTAGATTATATGGGTTAAGTAGAATGAAGGCTGAGGAGAGGGCTAGGGAATTACTTAGGCTAGTTAACCTTGATTGGGCATCAAATAGGCCATATGAGGAGTATAGCTTAGGCATGAGAGCCAGGTTATCAATAGCTAGGGCCCTTATACATGATCCACCCGTGGTTTTCCTTGATGAGCCAACAATAGGCCTAGACCCAGTATCAGCTAGGTCAATCAGGAGCCTTATTAAGAGCCTTAAGAAGGAGGGAAGGGCAATATTGTTAACTAGCCATAACCTATGGGAGGTTGAAGAGGTGTGTGATAGGGTGGGCATAATCAGTGAGGGTAAGGTTTTAGTTGAGGGTTCACCAAGGGACATTAAGGATAAGTTAGGGTTAAGGTATGTTATTGAGGCTGAGGTAAATGGTGATTCAGGAAGCAGTGTAATTAGGGTTGAGACCACTGACCCAGTGGCTGAGCTTAGGAGAATAATGCTTGAGACCGAGGGTAATGGACTTAGGATAATTAGGATTAGAGTTAATGAACCAACCCTTGAGGAGGCTTACATTAAGGTGGTCTCCAAGTGA